DNA from Equus asinus isolate D_3611 breed Donkey chromosome 22, EquAss-T2T_v2, whole genome shotgun sequence:
GCAACTTATACCATCTGTGTGAGTTCTGGGTCagttttaattgatttttctcattattataggtcatattttcctgcttctttgcattcctgatgctttttttttttttatgccacACATTGTGAATTCACCTTATTGGatgctaaatatttttatattcctataacTATTCTTGAGTTTTTTCTGGGATACAGTTAAGTTATTGGAAATAGTTTGATCCTTTTgagtcttgcttttaagatttgttagacAGGACCAGAATAGCATTCAGCCTACTGTTGATTTTGTCCCCATTTTTAAGTACTCTACCCAATGCCATGTGAATTAAGAGGTTTTCAGGCTGGTTGGTGGAAACAGGCACTATTCCTGGCCCTGTGTGAGTCCTGGCTACTGTTCTTTCAAGTCTTGGTTCTTTTCCTCACCTGAGACGTTTCTTCACACACATGCACTATTTAGTATTCTGCCCTGTAAACTCTAGGTGCCTTGGTCTCCCTGGACTTTCATTGCCATCTTCTCAACTCAGGAAGTCTACTAGACTCTTCCTAGGTTTTCTTTTCCTACGTCACTTCCTTGAAATTTTCTTAAGGAAGTAAGCTGGGGCAATAAAtaactcatttcatttctttcctgccTCTCAGGGATCATGTTTCTTTGTTGCCTGATGTCCAATGTCTTGAGAAccattatttcatgtattttgtccaGTATTTTAGTCGTTTCAGGCAACAGGGTAAATCTGGCCCTAGTTACTCCATCTTTGCCAGAAGCAGAAATTTCTCCACTGGATTTTGAGTATTTAGCATTTCCTCCTCTTTGCTCTGCCTGATGGACCGCCAATGGACCACCCTCCCTAAGTAGAGCTGTCCAAACAAAATTACACTATGGTATGATAAATATCTTGATTCTTAATCACCATCCCCTggagtgagagaggaagagaagggaaaaggagaaagggagtaGCCAAAACATTCCCTCTGTCAGCCAAGACATGGGGTAGAATCTCTACCTGACCGATCTGCTGACAAGCAGTTGGGATACAAATTTCATCCTCCCACTGGCTAACTGGCTACACAGAGCAAACCTCCGTTCCAAATTCATAGACCTTACCCTTAGGCAACATGTGCCAGGAGGGAGAGTAAATAAGAGACTTTGGCTGATCCACTAATGGGAAAAACTCAGAGCACATATGTGAGAAAGGTCAACTATTCATATACCAAGGAAAGTGCATTTGAGGGGGTAGCGCAATGGCAGACCACAAACTGTGGTCATTGAAAAGTTGGTACTAATGAATGTtgcactcaaaaaaaaaaatcttcctcttGGAAATTTATAAATGCATATTAGCATATttagcaaccctgaaaaatgtgcCTCTCAGATGCCTACTCTGAAGGGCATAATTGACCAACATCTCAAGTTGCTGTGCTCTAAAACCCATCACTGTGTTAAAACTGAGGCCAGATTCCCATGAGTTTCTCCCAGGCAATAACTGAATATGGCAGGTCCCCTAAGGCAAGAGTGTTCCTGAAAGATATGGAAATTTTTGGGTCGGTAACTTTGGCTTGATGACTCCCCATTGGCCTTGCTGAAACTCCCTTAGAACTACACTGTAATCTAagacctttctctcttctcctttccttctcttccttccttccttccttccttctccttctccttctccttatCGAGCGTCAGACCTACATTACAGGCTGATGGCTCTCAgcctcccagctccttccctgttTTCCCTCACAGGTGTTCCTCTAATAAATCTCCCTCACTTCTAATCTCATCTTGGTATTTGCTATTTGGAGGATCAGACTAACCCACATAttgaaggctctgagaagtctaGAGGTaagaaatttgtttaattttaactCAGTGTTTCCCATCCATTTTATCCAATAACACGACTTTTTTATGGAATACTCATTaaaagctgggggaggggccggccccatggccatggttaagttcacgtgctccactttggcggcccaggatttcgccagttcggatcctgggcacagacacggcaccactcatcaagccatgctgaggcagcatcccacatgccacaaatagaaggacccacaactaaaaatacacagctatgtaccagggggctttggggagaaaaagggggaaaaaaatctttaaaaaaaaatttaggggaAACTTGGTTTGAGAAATGCCACTGAAATGGACAGAGGactgaaacaacaataaaaaatttggGTTTCTGGTTCTAGATCCTCtgctcataaaaatatttaatattggtGTAATATTtgtatggtaggcagaattctgagATGGGCCCCAAAATTCCAGGCCCCTGGTACGcacatatcttctcccaattattcaGTCAAACACTTATCTAGATGTTGATGTgaaaggattttgcagatgtaattaaggtcccacACCAGTTGACCTTAAAACAGGGAGATTATCCAGATGGGCTTGATCTAATCTCGTGAGCCCTTTAAATCTGGGTCTGGAGGTCAGAGActgggaagtcagagagattcaaagcatgagaTGGGTTCAAAGAATGAGCATGGGTGAGTTCCAGTAAaaccttatttacaaaaacaagcttcaggctggatttggcccatagGCCATGCTTTGCCAACTCCAGCATTAACTACTCAATAAAAATAGAGTGCATGAATTAGTTAAATTTCCTTCTCACTCCCACCCCAATCACCTGAGAGATGTAGCAAGGCTTCACTTTTGCAGATATCAAAGTCATTAACCATCGGATTAACTCGTTCACTTGGTTTCTGAGTTTGCCTGGTGGCATGAGAAAGAAGAGGTGGCCAATTATCTCCAGAACTTGCTCTGTCACCTATGTTCAAAGAGACACAACAAACTTGCCTCAGCTCAGGGATGAAGGCAGAACAGGCCCTCAGGGGCTTTTCCTTATTCCTCTTTCTATTCCCaaggcctagcacagtgcctggcaaatgaAAGTAATCAACAAGTGTAAATTGCATGCTTAACAAAATAAGTGCATAGACAGTGGAGGATTTTCCGACTGTACCCTTTTCTGGAGAATGGGAAGAAGAGCCTGAGGAGAGTCACCCTGCTCTCCTGGAGGACCCTGGTGAGTCAGTCTTCCACCAGCAAGTGGACAGACTCTACCCTGCCCCGCCTTTGGATCAAGCCTCACTCCTTCAGTCCATCCACCCAACCCCTGCTATATCTCCCACTCCTACTTGTTCTTGCTCTTCAGGGACCAATGGCTGAAGAGAACCCGGAAGGTATTGTAGGCCTTGATGGACACTCCCTCTTGTGTGATGTCCATCACTTCATCATCATTAGCACCCAGATCCAGATGCTTCCGAGCATTGATGACCAATCCGTTGAGCACTGTGAGGGGAGCAGGGAGTTGGAGCTGCCCATCACCTTTCCCTTCCCACAAAGGGAAACATACACACATGTGGGCATATTCCTTTCATCTCCAACTCTAAAAGGGCCTCTGGGGTCCTGTGCTGGGAAAGACCAACCCATTCACCCACTCCCCAACTATCTTTCCTTTCAGACTGCAAGGTCCACCCAGCAGGGCCAGGGAAAGTGGATGAGGCTGTCAATACCCACAGCATCCCTATCAAGCTTAGTCCTTGCCCCAAACCAGGCCAAGAAAGATCAGATGGAGAAGAGTATCTGCACATGCCTGGCCTGCTCTGTCATCTCCTGCCCCTTTCTCAGCCTTCCGGGATCCACATTCAGAGGAACCCAGTCTCTTCTtgcccttctttcctccctctccaatTCCAACAGAGCCTTGCCCAGACCCTTTGTGACCCTCACCATGACATATCACCAACATGTCATCCTCTTCATGGATCATCCTCAGAAGGTGCAGGATATGTTCCCATGTGGCACTAATGTGGGAGGCTGTACCTGGGAGGGAGAGTACAAGAAAGACATCCCTATCCAATGGAGGGGAGCCTCCCAGCCTTAGTGTAGGAAACCTTATCAATTAGGGGCTAGGAGGCCCAGGTTCTGATCTTACTCTGCCTCCAAAGAGTCTGGTCAACcagagcaagttacttaatttatCTGAGTTTCAGCTTCCTCAACTGTTTAATAGGACCACAGTTCCTCATGTGACCACTTCACAGGGCTTCTGGGAAGATTACGCTTAATAACGGGTGTCAATACAGCATACAAATGTAAGGTATTGCCACAGCCTACACATGCATGCTCCCTTCTAAGGACTGTTAAGGAAACAAAGAGCTGTGCTGTCTGAGGTTGATTGTGAGACCATTTGCCCCGATTAGACCAGGAGACACATTTCCAGCTTCTATCACTGTGTCCTCTGGGCTTGCTGTGCAGCCCAACCCACATGCCTTGTCATTTTGAACCTAATGCCCAGAAGGCCAGCTGACCTCCCCTAGCCTCTCTTTGGTCCCAGCTCCAAGTGTTAAAGAAAGGGTAAGTACTGTCATTTGCCcattgacttgattttttttcacactttGTGATTGAGGCAGGGGAGTAGAATGGGAAAGAGAGCCACCATGTTCTAATATGCCCATCCTTTATCTCCAGGACCTCCATCCTGAGTTCCCACCAACCCCGCAGATATCCTGGTATGTCCCTCTCCCCACTACATACACCCATGACTGAACTAAGTGGAGATGTCCAGTGAGAGGAGTCAGGAGGATAATGCTAGTCTAGAGTCCATATAGCGCCCCCATGCCCTGCTGCCTCTGTCCTCAGGCTAACTCTTCCACCACAGAGGTTCATACCCTGGCAGCTGCTGAGTTTTCCTACTGCAACCAGAAGGCTTCTTGGGGGCATGTTGTGCAGATGCAATCTGTCCCACAGCTTGACAATGACCATTCCTGGGAACTGGGACCCCACAGCCACTAGGACCGCAGTACATCTCTcctccacttctccctctggcttctggaAAGAGAAAGACTGACTGTTCCAAGGCTAATCCCCATGATGAGTCCACAGCTCCTGAGAATCAGCTTTGGTAAATAAGTGATTTTCTGCTGTCTAGAGGGCAGGAACTCCTCTACCTTACCCTACCACTCCATCCAACATGCACCTTCCCAGTGATGGAGAGCAAGAGCTTCCTAGAGTGTGCAAGAGGACAGGAAGACAAGAAGTCTGGAAAGTCTCTGGCTTGTGTGTTGGGGTGGAAATGGGGATTGGGGTTTCCAGAGCACAGAGCTTCCCCTACAGCAGCAAGTGAAACATCAGGAAGGTGGGTAGATTGTGGAAGCAACTTTGGAAACTCCCTGGTAGGTCAGAGGGTTTGATCAGAAGACAGACATGCCAAGGAAGGCAGGTAAAGTGGAAGAAAGACACCTTATAGGTAGGTAGTCAACCAGGGAAATAAGAAACCAGATTAACCCACTGTCACGAAAGTAAGTACAAGAGGATGTGGctagatagacagataggtatATGTCTGAATGTTCAGTCTAAAGGTGGACTAGCAGACAGGTGGGTGGATTTAAATAGGTTAGTAAATAGATTAAGATGACTAGTTGAGATGCAATAACAAAGGTGACTGCCTAAGGTATGCTAGGAGGAGATTTAGGACACAATCTGAGGACCCCAGACAGACTTTGAGGTCAGTAGGCCAAATGCTTCTCCTCTTTCCATCTCACTTCTCCCACCTCAGCCCTTCACTTCATTACTGTATCTTCAATTCTTCTAGGTCACAGTCTTGAGACATGCTTAAGGTACAAGATATGAGCTTTAGCAAACTGTTTAGAAGCTTGAGGTACTCATATCCCAGATCCCACTTAGTTTCCAAATGTCATTATCCATCAGAAAGAAACTCTTGGGCTCAGACCGGGGATCATTTTTCTCCTACAGCCCCAACCCAGAGGCATGGGCTCCTCACCATTGTCCTCAGGTAGTCCACGATGATACCTGTCACATTCTGGCATAGTGGACTTGCCATCTTGTTATTTAGGATTTTAACTTCCAGCAACTTGAGGGTTTGTAAGACATTATCTGCTGACAACTATAGGAGAGATGGACTCAAGAAGCGAGAAAGGTTGAAGGATGGAGATAGCAAAGAGAATAACAATTCCTGATAGAGAAAGGAAGACGAGGAGTGAATCTAGGGAGAGGATTAAAGCCAGACCTGAAACTTCAGAAcatcaaagacaaaaattaaaattctagagccattagaataaaatacaaattacctACAAAGGAATAACATCCAGACTGACAGCTTGGTTCTCAACAACAATTAAAGAGGTTGAGGGTGTGGAGAAGGCATGGGTCAGACTAGGGACGTGGGAACCAGACCTGGGCTATAAGTGGACTGGACCAAGTATGCTCTGCTGACTAGAAATTCCTCCCACTCTCCTGGCACAATGGGTACGCGCCCAACCAGCCACCTTGATGGAGGTGGTCCTACACTGGCTGGAACCAGAAAGATGTCTGAGATGTCCTCACCTGACCAGCAACTTGGAGTTCCTCCTTAAAGTTCTTGATGTTCCTTCCTGAGATGTCCCTTTCAGTGGTCTCTGAGGAACCTACCATAACTATAAACATCTCTGTAAGAAATAAAGAGAGTGAGGAAGGAGAGCTGTTCCTCTCTTACCGGAGGTGGGTATTTCCTCAGAGGTAGGTGTCATAGTAtgataaaaacaagcaaagagtCAGAAGACACAAGTTTGCCTCTTGACTCAGACTCCGCCCCTCACTAGCAATACGTCCTTAGGCAATTCACTTAACTCATCGAGACGCTACTTCTTCATAtgaaaaataagcataataaaaattaacatgagAATCAAGAGATTAGATATGTGCTATTAGATATCAAATTTCAGGATCTCAGCCTGCCCTTTGAATCACGTCTTTTCCCTTGAGATCACAAAGTGCCTTCTGTGGTTGAGAGCTGGATGGGGGTAGGGGAGGCTTATCCACAGGACTGTGAAAAATTGATTACTATAAACTACAAACTTACATTCCAGTCACATATACCCTTGATTAACAGTGATAGAAAAACAACCACAACCACAAccacaacaacagcaacaacaggaAATTGATGTAGTCTGGGCTCAGTTTATCTACTACCAGCAaggataatttatttatttatgtaaatgttCTGGTTTATCTTTCTTAAAGATATTATTTAACATGccttattttactcatttataaaatggtcCTCACAGTAATAGTAGTAGTATCgtttacctcatagagttgttagaAGCATTACATCAGACAATATAtgtggaacagtgcctggcatacagtaagaaatcaataaatattgtttattatcatcatcatcatcattatgattattattactattattctcAATTAGAAACTGTTGGCATGCCACTTGGATCCACAGCATCCCCACATCTCCATAGGAAAGGAGCTGTTCATTGCCACTTTAAGACAAGATTCTGGATCAGATCAGGAGTATGGGTGCAAATGAGATAACCAAAAACAACAACTGGGAAGGAAGTGTAtccagaggtggggagagagaggggaagggagagagaactaAAGAGATGCTGCTTAAAATGAACAAACCcagtgggcggagcaaaatggcggggtgagcagacccgggattctctcccctccaaaatacaacaaaagattagaagaactgaatttcagagaataaacataatgccagctcgttagagacctacaataccaagaaggcggagatcataaaccctgCTTTACACCCtcagaggcgctggaacggtaggagagaacatcgctccctcccccagagtctgcgatcgctgcggcgcgggtcgggaaggagcgggggaggggccgcgcgaccaggggatcatccaggactcctgccgctgattcagtggagacccgctgaagGGGGCAAAGCTTCCGTCCGTgtggaccccataaatcaagggccttgggagaccacagaacagaactgatctgaacccagaccggtgcgtgtgagtaacagcccctcccccctaacaaagccagtgggcgcagacatcttgccccaaggcggagagctaacacgccgctctcgacccccatctagtggcgacaggctgtaactgcaactgaattctaccaccatgagaaaaaaccgctcctctaccatccagcaatttataaaagccccagaccagaaggaaaacaataaaaacacagaattaagtcctgaggacttggaattaggtaaactaagtgataatgagttcagagcagctataagcaaaaaactcaatgaggtagagagaatgaagccgagttctggagttacttcacaaaagagattgaaatcataaagaagaatcaaacagaattacttgagatgaaaaacacaatggaccagataaaacagaatacggattccctgaatgcccgtgtagacaacctagaagaGCAAATCAGCaaaatcgaggacagacaggctgaatgctgccagacagaggaagaaaaagaactaagaatttaaaaaaatgaggaaaatctccgagagattaatggattcaatgaggaagaagaacataaggatcataggaattcccgagaatatggaaaaggaaaatggagcagaaagtgtgcttaacaaaattattgaagagaacgtcccaaatctagggatcaatggagaaatgtgtgtagaggagagttttagatctcctagatttgtcaatgtaaaaagacccactgcaaggcacataatagtaaagttggcaaataggaatgataaggaaagaatactcagggaagtaagaaaaaaaaaatagaataacctataaaggagcccctatcagactgtcagtggatttctctacagaaaccctacaagctaggagagaatggagtgatatattcaaagctttaaaggataaaaaccttcagccaagaatactctatccaggggctggccccgtggccgagtggttaagttcgcgcgctccgctgcaggcggcccagtgtttcgttggttcgaatcctgggcgcggacatggcactgctcatcagaccacgctgaggcagcgtcccacatgccacaactagaagaacccacaacgaagaatacacaactatgtaccggggggcattggggagaaaaaggaaaaaataaaatctttaaaaaaaaaaaaaaagaatatccagcaagaatttccttcagatatgagggagaaattaaatcttttccagacaaacaaaagttaagggaatttgtaactaaaagccctccattacaagaaatcctcaagaaggctctcatacttgaaaaaagaaaaaagggagaaaggggacacaatccacagactagggagaccgatggatagaaccagaacaggatagcaaatattcaactatagcattagcgtaaaaataaggaaactaccaaaacaaggacgatcttagcactctaactacaaattaataagacgagttggaataaaaaatgaaaataattatttaggaggggaagagcaaagggtctaaatcagtattggtcgagtaagtaagagaccaccagagaatagactatattatacacaagattctaaatacaaacttcaaggtagacacaaaaataaagtacagaacagagtcacaaatcatagataaggaaaaatctaagaaacccagcataagaaattgcagtattaaatgggtagtctaaagcacacaggaaaagaaacacaggaaaacaagataatgagcgacagactgacagcattaagtccacatgcatcaataatcactctcaatgtgaacggattgaactctccaataaaaagacacagagtggcaaaatggattaaagaacaagatccaacaatttgttgcctccaggaaacacacctcagccccaaggacaaacacagactcagggtgaaggggtggaggacaatacttcaagcaaatagcaaggaaaaaaaggcaggtgttgcaattctcatatcagaccaagtggatttcaaaataagacaggtaaagagagacacagagggacaatatataatgatcaaagggacacttcatcaagaagaaataacgcttataaatatctatgcacccaacacaggagcaccaagattcataaagcaactattaacagacctaaaggaagatgttaaaaacaacacaataatagtaggggacctcaacaccccactcacatcaatggacagatcatccagacagaaaatcaacaaggaaatagtggagctgagtgaaaaactaaaacaattggacttaatagacatatatagatcactccaccctgaaggagctgaatacacattcttctcaagtgcatgtggaacattctctaggatagaccatatgttgggaaacaaggcaagcttctacaaattcaaaaaaattgaaataataacaagcatcttctcagatcatagtgctataaggctagaaattaattacaagaaaaaagctgagaaaggcacaaagatgtggagactaaacaacacactactgaacaagcaatggatcattgaagaaattaaagaagaaatcaaaaactacctgGAAAcgaatgaaaatgataacatgccataccaactcatatgggatacagcaaaagctgtattaagaggaaaattcatcgcaatacaggcacatcttaacaaacaagaaaaatcccaaataagcaaccttaaagcacacctaactgaactagagaaaaaagaacaaatgaagcccaaagtcagcaggagagaaataataaaaatcagagcagaaataaatactattgaaacaaaaaaggcagtagaaaggatcagtgagacaaagagctggttttttgagaagataaataaaattggcaaaccactagccagacttacaaagaaaaaaagggagaaagctcaaataaacaaaatcagaaatgaaagaggagaaataacaacagactctgcagaaatacaacagattataagagaatactacaaaaaactatatgccaacagaatggataacctagaggaaatggataaattcctggactcctacagtctcccaaagctcactcaagaagaggcagacaatttgaacagaccaatcacaaggaaagagattgaaacagccatcaaaaacatcccaaagaataaaaccccaggaccagatggctttcctggggaattctaccaaactttcagagaggatttaatacctatccttttcaagctattccaaaaaattagggaagatggaacacttcctaacacattctatgaggccaacatcacgctgataccaaaacctgacaaggacaccacgaaaaaagagaactagaggccaatatcactgatgaacatagatgcaaaaattctaaacaaaattttggcaaccagaattcagcaattcatgaaaagaatcatacatcaggatcaggtgggattcataccagggacacaggaatggttcaacatccacaaatcaatcaacgtgatacaccacatcaacaaactgaggaataaaaaccacatgatcatctcaatagatgcagagaaggcatttgacaagatccaacagacatttatgataaaaactctgaacaaaatgggcatagaaggaaactaccttaacataataaaggccatatacgacaaacccatagacaacatcatactcaatgggcaaaaacttaaccgcatccccctgaaaacaggaacaagacaaggatgccctctatcaccactcttatttaacatagtactggaggtcctggccagagcaatcaggcaagaaaaaggaatccaaatagggagggaagaagtgaaactctcgctgtttgcagacgacatgatcttatatatagaaaaccccaaggaatccattggaaaactcttagaagtaatcaacaactacagcaaagttgcagggtataaaatcaatttgcataaatcagtagcatttctatactgcagtaatgaaccaacagaaaaagaactcaagaatacaataccattcacaatcgcaacaaaaagaataaaataccttggggtaaatttaactaaggaagtgaaggacctatataatgaaaattacaaggcctttctgagagaattggatgatgacataaggagatggaaagacattccatgtac
Protein-coding regions in this window:
- the LOC139041595 gene encoding uncharacterized protein isoform X4, with translation MFIVMVGSSETTERDISGRNIKNFKEELQVAGQKPEGEVEERCTAVLVAVGSQFPGMVIVKLWDRLHLHNMPPRSLLVAVGKLSSCQGTASHISATWEHILHLLRMIHEEDDMLVICHVLNGLVINARKHLDLGANDDEVMDITQEGVSIKAYNTFRVLFSHWSLKSKNK